In the genome of Nocardioides sp. NBC_00368, the window GCCGACCAGGCCCTTGACCTGCCAGACGCCTTCGTGGTTCTCGGGCGGCTCGTCTCCGCCGCCGGTCTTGGGGAAGCGGAAGCAGTGGGTGCTGCCACCGTCCTTGTGATAGACGGCCTTGGGGTGCGTACCGCCCTCGAACTGCAGCTCCGACTCGGGCTTGATCGCGTAGCCGGAGTGCTGGGAGACCGACATGTAGCGCGCGTGGCCGTCCTGGACCCACACGATGATGTGCTCCCAGTCGTGCCGGTGGCCCGCCGAGCCGGGGCCCCAGGAGACCTGGTCCTTCTCGAAGTAGTAGCCGTAGAGGTACGCACACCAGCCGTTGTTGCACTTCGAGCGGGAGTAGACGTTGGTGTTCTGCAGGTCCGAGAGGTCGCGGCACTGGCCGTTGACCGTGCCACCCATCGCGAGGCCGCCGTTGAGCGTGCCGTCCGGCCCGATCGCCGGGGTGCTGTAACAGCCGTCGGTGTCG includes:
- a CDS encoding NPP1 family protein, whose amino-acid sequence is MTLGKRLTRKLALALPLATLLSGVPAAAWAAPPPALPASAPEADRTWQPALDFDTDGCYSTPAIGPDGTLNGGLAMGGTVNGQCRDLSDLQNTNVYSRSKCNNGWCAYLYGYYFEKDQVSWGPGSAGHRHDWEHIIVWVQDGHARYMSVSQHSGYAIKPESELQFEGGTHPKAVYHKDGGSTHCFRFPKTGGGDEPPENHEGVWQVKGLVGWDNYPAGIRDRLVAADFGAATFKLTDARFGNALAGGKPAAVTLDPYA